CCACTCTGGTGGGGCCAGCGCGAGCCAAGCGAGCCATCATTCTTGGCGAAAAGCTCGATGCGCAGATGGCGTTGGATTGGGGACTGCTCGACGAACTGGCTGAACCTGGTCAGGTACTTGAAGCGGCACTTGCACTGGCTCGCAAGACTTCGCAGACGCCTGCCGCGTTGCTGCGGATGAGCAAAGAAGCGGTCAACGCAAACGCCAACGTGCTGCATCGCTCAACGATATACATGGATGCAGATCAGGCGCTGGTATGCCGCGACAGCCAGGAAGGTCAGTCGGCGCGACAGCGGTTCGCGGGAGCCTGATCAAGTCATCGCCAAGAATTGGCATGACTTCACAACAGCCCACGCAGATTGTCCAGCTCATGGCGCAGCAATCGGGCAGTCTCAGCCTGGCGCTTGATCGGCATGCGGTCGGTGATCGCGCTCACGCTCATTGCGAGCACGGGTGTTCCATCGTCGCGGGTGAGGGCGCATCCCACGCCCAGAGCGCCACTGACCGCATAGTTCTGCATGACCGCATAGCCGCGTTGGCGGGTGTTGATGCGCAGGCGGTGAATCATTTCGGGGGAGATTCCGCCGTATTCCTCAAGACGGGGCGAATTGGCCTTCACCACTGCTTGGGCTTCTTTGTCCGGCAAGGCCGCAAGCAGGGCCATGCCCGCCGAGCCCACGCCAAGGGGGTGCCGTTTGCCTGGAAAGCTCGCCAGAATCTGCATCGGATAGTCGCCGATCTCTCGGTGGAGGCCGACCGACTCGTTGGCATCTCTGCCGATCAGAAATACTGCGTCACCCAACTGCTTTGCCAGTTTGCGCATTCCTTGCATGGCGGCCAGTATCAGCTCCTGACTGATGTCGGGAGGCGTCCAAAGTCGAGAACCTATGGCTTCGGCATCGTCGCCCGAGAAGAACCGCTTGCCGGCTTTGTCACGACGCACCCAGGCACTGCTTTCCAGCGCGAGAAAGAGGCGCTGAACATTGACTCGTTCGATGCCCGTTCGTCTGGAAACCTCCGTGGCCCCCAACCCTTCTGGCCATACTTCCTTCAACAGGCTCAGCACCTTCAAACCCTTGAGCAAGGTACTGGGACCGGCGGATTGGTCCTGTGCATCTACCAGACTCGTTTTGCGATTTTTGGTGTTCACTATGTGTACAGATAATTTAGATTTGTGGATCACATTTTGTACTATTTCCTGAGTTGCAGTGCATTCAGGAGACGAATATGAAAATGACTTGGGTTGGCAGCATTTCACGGTCATCGTGGAGGCCCGCATTGGGCATCGCGTTGGGACTTGCGGGGTCGGTGAATCTGGCTCATGCGGCTTATCCCGATCGTCCTATCACTCTGGAGGTGGGGTTTGCTGCAGGTGGCCCGACCGACGCCATGGCGCGCGTGATTGCGACCGAGATGGGGGCCGAACTCAAGCAGTCCGTCGTCGTGGACAACAAGCCCGGTGCGGGCAGCAACATCGCGGCGGTTCAAGTGGCCAGAGCCAAGCCGGATGGATACACCTTGCTGATGGTGGCGGTCACCAGCGCCATCAACCAGACGCTGTATGCCAAGCCCGGCTTCAATCTGAGTACCGACTTCGAAGCCGTGGGCTTGGTCGGCACGATTCCCAGCATGCTGGTGGTGAATCCGCAGTTGCCCGTCAACAGCGTTCAGGAACTGGTGACCTATGCGAAGGCCAATCCCGGCAAGCTGACCTTTGGTTCCTCCGGCAATGGCACCTCCATCCACATCGCCGGAGAGCTGTTCAAGAGCGCGGCCAACATCGATGTGACCCATGTCCCTTATCGCGGCAGTGCACCGGCGGGCGCTGCGGTAGTGGCGGGGCAGATCTCGTGCATGTTCGACAACGTACCCACGGTCGCTCCTTTTGTGCAGGCGGGGCGCATGCGTGCGCTGGCGGTGACGACCAAGGAGCGCATTGCCACCGCGCCAGCTGTCCCGACCATGGCCGAGTCCGGGTTTCCGGACTTCGATGTCTCATCCTGGTATGGGTTGATCGCACCTGCCAAGACGCCTCCTGAGGTGATTGCGACGCTCAACAACGCGCTTCAGAAAGTGCTGTCGCGTCCCGAGTTTCTGGAGCGCATGAAGGGCATGGGTGTCATCGTGAAGCAGGGCACTCCGGATTCATTTGGCAAGTTCATGAAGTCCGAGACCGAGCGCTGGGCACCGATCGTCAAGGCGTCGGGCGCAAAGATCGATTGATGCAGAAGAAGGCAGGCGAGATGAATTCCGCAATCAGCAAATCAGCCCTGAACGGCGTGGTCGTTCTGGATCTCTCCAGAGTATTGGCAGGCCCATTCGCCGCACAGATGCTGGGGGACCACGGGGCCGAAGTCATCAAGCTGGAGTCCTATGACGGCGATGACACACGGGCCTATGGTCCGCCGTTCGTCGATGGCGATGCGCCGTACTACATTGGCCTGAACCGCAACAAGCAGGATCTGGCGGTGGATCTGTCCACGCCCGCTGGCCGCGAGATTCTTTTTCAGTTGCTGGACAAGGTGGATGTGCTCGTCGAGAACTACAAGCTCAGCACCTGGCAGAAGTGGGGCATAGACAGTCCCACCGAGCTGGCCCGCAAGTTTCCGCGACTCATCCATTGCCGTGTTTCCGGCTTTGGCGAGGAGGGCGAGTTTGGCGGGCTGCCAGGTTATGACGCTGCGGTGCAGGCGCTCTCGGGTCTCATGTCAATCAACGGTGATCCGGCTCTCGATCCCGTGCGTATCGGCATTCCGCTGGTGGACACCACCACCGGGATGAATGCCGTCATAGGCGTGCTGCTTGCCTTGTACGAACGCGAGAAGTCGGGCAAGGGACAGTCCATCGAAGTCACGTTGTTCGACACTGCGTTGGGCATGCTGCATCCGCATACGAGCAATGCACTCAATGGCGGCAAGTCGGCGCGTACCGGCAACGGGCATCCCAACATCGTCCCTTACGACCTGTATCCCACGAAGACCGAAAAGCTGTTCGTCGCCATCGGCAACGACAGGCAGTTTGCGCAGCTCTGCGACGTGCTTGGAAAACCCGAAATCGCCACCGATGAACGCTTTCGCAAGAACCGCGATCGAGTCGTTCATCGCGACGCTCTGCGCGCAGAACTGGTTGCCTTGCTCAGCCAATTCGACGGAAAGCAGCTGTTCCATCAACTGATGGGCTTGGGCGTCCCCTGCGCGCCGATGCTGAGTGTGGAGGAGGCGCTGGCGCTCGATCACACGGCCACGCGCCAGATGTCGGCAACGCTCGGAAAGTACGAAGTCACCGGTATTCCCGTCAAGCTCGATCGCACGCCAGGAAGCCTGCGCTTGCCGCCTCCGCAGATTGGCGAACACACGGATGCAGTGCTCAAGCGGTTTGGATTCAGCGAGGCCGAGATTGCTGCTGCGTTGAATGCTGGCGCCGTCAAGCAGGCCTGAGGTGAAAGACCAAGCAAACGAAAAGACAAGGAGCGTTCCAATGATCAAGGTAGAAGAATTCGGCGCAGTAGCCGTCGTGACGTACGACCGTGGTGAGCGCCGCAATGCGCTTTCGCTCAAGGCGATGAATGAGCTCATTCGCGTGGCCGACAGCTTTCAGGATCGCTTTGACATCTCGGCCGTGGTGCTCGCGGGAAGCCCGCAGGCGTTCTCTGCTGGAGTCGATCTCAAGGATCCGGATCGTTGGGCCATCGATGACAAGCCACTAGACGAGCGCCGCCATATCGCGTCGACGGGCGCGCGCATGTGCAAGGCATGGGAAAGTGTTCCGCAACTCACCATTGCTGCGATCGAAGGCGTGAACGTGGGTGGCGGCATCGCCCTCACGTTGGCCTGCGACTGGCGGGTGATGGCGGACAACGCGTTCCTTTACGTGCCCGAGGTCCAGATCGGCATTCCGCTGGTGTGGCACACCGTTCCAAGACTCGTGAACATGGTGGGTGCCTCGCGTGCCAAGCAGATCATGTTGCTGGGCGAAAAGATGTCCAGCGACGTCGCCAAGGAATGGGGCCTCGCGGACTGGCTTGTGCCCCAAGGGCAAGCCACCGAACACGCCAAGGTGCTGGCGGCCAAGGTGGCCCAGTCGCCATCGCATGTGGTGAAGATGAGCAAGCAAAGCGTGAACGCACATGCGAACGCGTTGAACTACGTGAGCACCTACATGGACGTCGACCAGGCCTTGGTCTGCGGCCAAAGCAACGAGGCCCGCGAAGCTCGCAACAACTTCAAATGAACGGACGGTTCAGTCCATCACCAGCAAGATGCAGGAGACCCACCCCATGATGATCAAGCGCCGCTTTCTTCCCATTCTCTCGTTGACCGCACTGGGTTGGGCCGGACTCGCCCATGCGGAGTTTCCGGACAAGCCCATCACATGGGTCGTCCCCTTCGCCGCGGGCGGACCGATGGACATCGTCTCCAGACCTGTGGCAAAGAAGATGAGCGAAATTCTGCGCACCCCCATCGTCGTGGAAAACCGTCCGGGTGCCGGTGGTGCAATGGGCATGGACTATGTGGCAAAAGCCAGGCCGGATGGCTACACCATCGGTATTGGCAGTGTGGGAACGCAGACCATCGTGCCCAACGTGAGCAAGTCGATCAAGTACG
The window above is part of the Diaphorobacter sp. HDW4B genome. Proteins encoded here:
- a CDS encoding IclR family transcriptional regulator — protein: MVDAQDQSAGPSTLLKGLKVLSLLKEVWPEGLGATEVSRRTGIERVNVQRLFLALESSAWVRRDKAGKRFFSGDDAEAIGSRLWTPPDISQELILAAMQGMRKLAKQLGDAVFLIGRDANESVGLHREIGDYPMQILASFPGKRHPLGVGSAGMALLAALPDKEAQAVVKANSPRLEEYGGISPEMIHRLRINTRQRGYAVMQNYAVSGALGVGCALTRDDGTPVLAMSVSAITDRMPIKRQAETARLLRHELDNLRGLL
- a CDS encoding tripartite tricarboxylate transporter substrate binding protein codes for the protein MKMTWVGSISRSSWRPALGIALGLAGSVNLAHAAYPDRPITLEVGFAAGGPTDAMARVIATEMGAELKQSVVVDNKPGAGSNIAAVQVARAKPDGYTLLMVAVTSAINQTLYAKPGFNLSTDFEAVGLVGTIPSMLVVNPQLPVNSVQELVTYAKANPGKLTFGSSGNGTSIHIAGELFKSAANIDVTHVPYRGSAPAGAAVVAGQISCMFDNVPTVAPFVQAGRMRALAVTTKERIATAPAVPTMAESGFPDFDVSSWYGLIAPAKTPPEVIATLNNALQKVLSRPEFLERMKGMGVIVKQGTPDSFGKFMKSETERWAPIVKASGAKID
- a CDS encoding CaiB/BaiF CoA-transferase family protein, with protein sequence MNSAISKSALNGVVVLDLSRVLAGPFAAQMLGDHGAEVIKLESYDGDDTRAYGPPFVDGDAPYYIGLNRNKQDLAVDLSTPAGREILFQLLDKVDVLVENYKLSTWQKWGIDSPTELARKFPRLIHCRVSGFGEEGEFGGLPGYDAAVQALSGLMSINGDPALDPVRIGIPLVDTTTGMNAVIGVLLALYEREKSGKGQSIEVTLFDTALGMLHPHTSNALNGGKSARTGNGHPNIVPYDLYPTKTEKLFVAIGNDRQFAQLCDVLGKPEIATDERFRKNRDRVVHRDALRAELVALLSQFDGKQLFHQLMGLGVPCAPMLSVEEALALDHTATRQMSATLGKYEVTGIPVKLDRTPGSLRLPPPQIGEHTDAVLKRFGFSEAEIAAALNAGAVKQA
- a CDS encoding enoyl-CoA hydratase/isomerase family protein gives rise to the protein MIKVEEFGAVAVVTYDRGERRNALSLKAMNELIRVADSFQDRFDISAVVLAGSPQAFSAGVDLKDPDRWAIDDKPLDERRHIASTGARMCKAWESVPQLTIAAIEGVNVGGGIALTLACDWRVMADNAFLYVPEVQIGIPLVWHTVPRLVNMVGASRAKQIMLLGEKMSSDVAKEWGLADWLVPQGQATEHAKVLAAKVAQSPSHVVKMSKQSVNAHANALNYVSTYMDVDQALVCGQSNEAREARNNFK